From bacterium, one genomic window encodes:
- a CDS encoding DUF1428 domain-containing protein — MAYVDGFVVPVPKKKVPAYRRMAQKAGKVWREHGALEYRECIADDVQRGKSTSFPRSVKLKPSEVVWFSWIVYKSRKDRDRVLKKVMADKRLAAMMDPKKMPFDGKRMFWGGFKLEVDI; from the coding sequence ATGGCGTACGTTGACGGTTTTGTCGTCCCAGTTCCCAAGAAAAAGGTCCCGGCCTATCGGCGGATGGCCCAGAAGGCCGGAAAGGTTTGGCGCGAGCACGGAGCCCTCGAATACCGCGAATGCATCGCCGACGACGTCCAACGCGGCAAATCGACCTCCTTCCCTAGGTCGGTCAAGCTGAAACCCAGCGAAGTGGTTTGGTTTTCCTGGATCGTTTACAAATCGCGGAAAGACCGCGACCGGGTCCTGAAGAAAGTCATGGCCGACAAAAGGCTGGCCGCAATGATGGACCCTAAAAAGATGCCTTTCGACGGGAAGAGGATGTTCTGGGGCGGTTTCAAGCTAGAGGTAGACATCTAA